The following are encoded together in the Xanthobacter autotrophicus Py2 genome:
- a CDS encoding efflux transporter, RND family, MFP subunit (TIGRFAM: efflux transporter, RND family, MFP subunit~PFAM: secretion protein HlyD family protein~KEGG: rpe:RPE_1373 efflux transporter, RND family, MFP subunit) — translation MPVAAPDSRLPSGSPRLLRAGLLASSLAAVSVLLAACGESAPAQTEADAPQVVARPVQVTTVAFKPRETEKTFVGVVRARREIDLAFRVGGKMVQRKVEVGDLVAPGDVVARMDPEDLRLELESARAELAAATANLNQTSAEDGRTRSLTAKGYSSAADLDRKSLAKEEAVGRIERAKRSLELAENRLSYAELVADAAGMVVATAAEPGQVVSSGQTIVRVARLDEKEAVVSLPETALADARAADAFVTLWAEPGRRIPAHLRELSPQADATSRTYPARFTLEGADASVALGMTATVTLRPKDQQAVARLPLSAVIDRGHGPQVFVVDGASHTLAARPVTIAAYTEDQVLVAAGVAPGDEVVTLGVQTLLPGQKVRTAKLPGSTDMAAAGLKEIRP, via the coding sequence ATGCCCGTCGCTGCCCCCGACTCCCGTCTGCCTTCCGGTTCGCCGCGCCTTTTGCGCGCAGGCCTTCTCGCCTCTTCCCTCGCCGCCGTCTCCGTCCTTCTGGCTGCCTGCGGAGAGTCCGCCCCGGCCCAGACCGAGGCGGATGCGCCTCAGGTGGTGGCCCGGCCGGTGCAGGTTACCACCGTGGCCTTCAAGCCGCGCGAGACCGAGAAGACCTTCGTCGGCGTGGTCCGGGCGCGGCGGGAGATCGACCTCGCCTTCCGCGTGGGCGGCAAGATGGTGCAGCGGAAGGTGGAGGTGGGCGACCTCGTGGCGCCGGGCGACGTGGTGGCCCGCATGGATCCCGAAGACCTGCGGCTCGAACTGGAAAGCGCGCGCGCCGAGCTTGCCGCTGCCACCGCCAACCTCAACCAGACCTCCGCCGAGGACGGCCGCACCCGCTCGCTCACGGCAAAGGGCTATTCCTCGGCCGCCGACCTCGACCGCAAGTCCCTCGCCAAGGAAGAGGCAGTGGGGCGCATAGAGCGGGCCAAGCGATCGCTGGAGCTGGCCGAGAACCGGCTCTCCTACGCCGAACTGGTAGCCGATGCCGCCGGCATGGTGGTGGCCACCGCCGCCGAGCCGGGACAGGTGGTGTCCTCCGGCCAGACCATCGTCCGCGTGGCGCGGCTCGATGAGAAGGAGGCCGTGGTCTCCCTGCCCGAGACGGCGCTGGCCGATGCCCGCGCTGCCGACGCCTTCGTGACCCTGTGGGCGGAGCCCGGCCGGCGCATTCCCGCCCACCTGCGCGAGCTTTCGCCCCAGGCCGATGCCACCTCGCGCACCTATCCCGCCCGCTTCACCCTCGAAGGGGCAGACGCCAGCGTCGCCCTTGGCATGACCGCCACCGTCACCCTGCGCCCCAAGGACCAGCAGGCGGTGGCGCGGCTGCCGCTCTCCGCCGTCATCGATCGGGGCCATGGCCCGCAGGTGTTCGTGGTGGACGGGGCGAGCCACACCCTGGCCGCACGGCCGGTCACCATCGCCGCCTATACGGAGGACCAGGTGCTGGTGGCCGCCGGCGTCGCGCCCGGAGATGAGGTGGTGACGCTGGGCGTGCAGACGCTGCTGCCGGGCCAGAAGGTGCGCACCGCCAAGCTCCCCGGCTCCACCGACATGGCCGCCGCCGGCCTCAAGGAGATCCGGCCGTGA
- a CDS encoding transcriptional regulator, TetR family (PFAM: regulatory protein TetR~KEGG: rpb:RPB_4220 transcriptional regulator, TetR family) — translation MNIRVKETADETRERIARTAEELFRRMGFAKTAVADIAAELGMSAANVYRFFPSKTAIVATICTRTLLENEAQIAAVLAGEGTPQERIIEGYVTILRYHKENFLEERRVHDMVLVAMENNWDAIEAHKARIGGMVAKVLAEGIESGVFVPHNPAMVSQIILGACVRYCHPVLVVQHIDEDLEAGLRASLRFILRSIEVERTPLP, via the coding sequence TTGAACATCCGGGTGAAGGAGACGGCGGACGAGACCCGCGAGCGCATCGCGCGGACGGCGGAGGAACTGTTCCGCCGCATGGGTTTCGCCAAGACGGCGGTGGCGGACATCGCCGCCGAGCTCGGCATGTCGGCCGCCAACGTCTATCGCTTCTTCCCGTCCAAGACCGCTATCGTCGCCACCATCTGCACCCGCACCCTGCTTGAGAACGAGGCCCAGATCGCCGCCGTGCTCGCGGGGGAGGGGACCCCGCAGGAGCGCATCATCGAGGGCTATGTGACCATCCTGCGCTACCACAAGGAGAATTTCCTTGAGGAGCGCCGTGTGCACGACATGGTGCTGGTGGCCATGGAGAACAATTGGGATGCCATCGAGGCGCACAAGGCGCGCATTGGCGGCATGGTCGCCAAGGTGCTGGCCGAGGGCATCGAGAGCGGTGTTTTCGTGCCCCACAATCCGGCGATGGTGAGCCAGATCATTCTCGGCGCCTGCGTGCGCTATTGCCACCCGGTGCTGGTGGTCCAGCATATCGACGAGGATCTGGAGGCCGGCTTGCGGGCCAGCCTCCGCTTTATTCTGCGGAGCATCGAGGTGGAGCGGACCCCACTCCCCTGA
- a CDS encoding N-formylglutamate amidohydrolase (PFAM: N-formylglutamate amidohydrolase~KEGG: bbt:BBta_1390 putative N-formylglutamate amidohydrolase) produces the protein MTACLADAIDPAFEVLAPVGTAAPFVFNSPHSGRIYPRSFVAQTRLDFATLRRSEDTFVDELFVHAVSEGAPLMRALFPRSFLDLNREPYELDPRMFDGRLPPFANTRSIRVSGGLGTIARVVGDAQEIYPRRLAVSEALERIETYYKPYHQALRRLIGRVQRQWGLAVLVDCHSMPSASNRDDAARADFVIGDRYGTSCSEIVTEAIEAGLTARGYRVVRNKPYAGGYITEHYGNPTAGLHAVQIELNRSLYMDEAAYERHAGFEQVRSDIAALLPELFAAVTDRLAPSRAAAE, from the coding sequence ATGACCGCCTGCCTCGCCGACGCCATAGACCCCGCCTTCGAGGTGCTCGCGCCGGTCGGCACAGCCGCGCCGTTCGTTTTCAATTCCCCGCACTCCGGGCGGATCTACCCGCGCAGCTTCGTCGCGCAGACCCGACTCGACTTTGCCACGCTTCGGCGCTCGGAGGATACCTTCGTGGACGAATTGTTCGTCCATGCGGTGTCGGAGGGGGCGCCGCTGATGCGGGCGCTGTTCCCGCGCTCCTTCCTCGACCTCAATCGCGAGCCCTATGAGCTGGACCCGCGCATGTTCGACGGACGGTTGCCGCCCTTTGCCAATACGCGGTCCATCCGCGTGTCCGGCGGGCTCGGCACCATCGCTCGTGTGGTGGGGGATGCGCAGGAGATCTATCCGCGCCGCCTTGCCGTGAGCGAGGCGCTGGAGCGGATCGAGACCTATTACAAGCCGTACCATCAGGCCCTGCGCCGGCTCATCGGCCGGGTGCAGCGCCAGTGGGGCCTGGCGGTGCTGGTGGATTGCCATTCCATGCCGTCCGCCTCCAACCGCGACGATGCGGCGCGCGCCGATTTCGTCATCGGAGACCGCTACGGCACCAGCTGCAGCGAGATCGTGACCGAGGCCATCGAGGCGGGCCTGACCGCGCGCGGCTACAGGGTGGTGCGCAACAAGCCCTATGCCGGCGGCTATATCACCGAGCATTACGGCAATCCCACCGCCGGCCTCCACGCGGTGCAGATCGAGCTCAACCGCAGCCTCTATATGGACGAGGCTGCCTATGAGCGGCATGCGGGATTCGAGCAGGTCCGTTCCGACATCGCCGCGCTGCTGCCGGAGCTGTTTGCCGCCGTCACCGACCGGCTAGCGCCATCGCGCGCGGCGGCCGAGTGA
- a CDS encoding response regulator receiver protein (PFAM: response regulator receiver~KEGG: sme:SMc04044 putative 2-component receiver domain protein), which produces MPKILLAEDDNDMRRFLVKALQNAGYSVASCDNGRSAYERMREEPFELLLTDIVMPEMDGIELARRATELDPDLKVMFITGFAAVALNADNEAPSEAKVLSKPFHLRDLVSEVGKMLAAA; this is translated from the coding sequence GTGCCCAAGATCCTGCTCGCCGAAGATGACAACGACATGCGGCGCTTTCTTGTGAAGGCGCTTCAGAACGCGGGCTATTCCGTCGCCTCGTGCGACAATGGAAGGTCCGCATATGAGCGCATGCGCGAGGAACCCTTCGAGCTTCTGCTCACCGACATCGTCATGCCCGAGATGGACGGCATCGAACTCGCCCGCCGGGCGACCGAGCTCGATCCCGACCTCAAGGTCATGTTCATCACCGGCTTCGCCGCCGTGGCGCTGAATGCCGACAACGAGGCGCCCAGCGAGGCGAAGGTGCTGTCCAAGCCCTTCCACCTGCGCGATCTCGTCTCCGAGGTGGGAAAGATGTTGGCAGCCGCCTGA
- a CDS encoding D-isomer specific 2-hydroxyacid dehydrogenase NAD-binding (PFAM: D-isomer specific 2-hydroxyacid dehydrogenase catalytic region; D-isomer specific 2-hydroxyacid dehydrogenase NAD-binding~KEGG: hne:HNE_1475 D-isomer specific 2-hydroxyacid dehydrogenase family protein) — protein MCGLILAGLILAARKERRGGPPPERSAPLPASRPKILITTRLFDDAATRFLEAQGFEVVPSGLPGDALDSNIPDADLNALLEGAAGWIVGQRAVTRDVLAAHPQLKVIARRGVGYDRVDVDAARDLGRVVTIAAGANDPAVADHTIALMLAVLRRLKASQAAIARGDWRVLVGADLTGKTVGLIGFGRIGRQVARRLSGFDVTVLVTSRTPDPEAAGVTFVALDELIARSDVVSLHAPLVPETRHVINAATLKAMKRSAVVVNTSRGGLIDDATLLAALEAGEIAGAGLDVFEAEADEALHPLAEALAARENVVATAHAAGSSEEALARGNLISAQCVAAALAGAPFPPGCLIADGRVK, from the coding sequence ATGTGTGGGTTGATCTTAGCGGGGTTGATCTTGGCGGCGCGGAAGGAGAGGAGAGGGGGCCCTCCGCCTGAAAGGTCCGCTCCGTTGCCAGCTTCCCGCCCCAAGATTCTGATCACCACCCGCCTGTTCGACGATGCCGCCACCCGCTTCCTGGAGGCCCAGGGCTTCGAGGTGGTGCCCTCCGGCCTGCCCGGCGACGCGCTTGATTCCAACATTCCGGACGCCGATCTCAACGCCCTGCTGGAGGGTGCGGCCGGCTGGATCGTCGGCCAGCGGGCGGTGACCCGGGACGTGCTGGCCGCCCACCCGCAGCTGAAGGTGATCGCCCGGCGGGGTGTCGGCTATGACCGGGTGGACGTGGATGCGGCGCGAGATCTCGGCCGGGTGGTGACCATCGCTGCCGGGGCCAACGATCCGGCGGTGGCGGACCACACCATCGCCCTCATGCTCGCGGTGCTGCGCCGCCTGAAGGCAAGCCAGGCCGCCATCGCGCGGGGCGACTGGCGGGTGCTGGTCGGCGCCGACCTCACCGGCAAGACGGTGGGCCTCATCGGCTTCGGCCGCATCGGCCGGCAGGTGGCGCGCCGCCTGTCGGGCTTCGATGTGACCGTGCTGGTCACCTCGCGCACGCCGGATCCCGAGGCGGCGGGCGTCACCTTCGTGGCGCTGGACGAACTGATCGCGCGCAGCGACGTGGTGAGCCTGCACGCCCCGCTGGTTCCGGAGACTCGCCACGTCATCAATGCGGCGACGCTGAAGGCCATGAAGCGTAGCGCGGTGGTGGTGAATACCTCGCGCGGCGGCCTCATCGACGACGCGACTCTTCTTGCCGCGCTGGAGGCCGGCGAGATCGCGGGCGCCGGCCTCGACGTGTTCGAGGCGGAGGCGGATGAAGCCCTGCACCCCCTCGCAGAGGCCCTGGCCGCGCGAGAGAACGTGGTGGCCACTGCCCATGCGGCTGGATCGAGCGAGGAGGCGCTGGCCCGCGGCAACCTCATTTCCGCGCAATGCGTGGCGGCGGCGCTTGCCGGTGCGCCTTTCCCGCCCGGCTGCCTGATCGCCGACGGGCGCGTGAAGTAG
- a CDS encoding heat shock protein Hsp20 (PFAM: heat shock protein Hsp20~KEGG: bra:BRADO6236 small heat shock protein): MRTFDLSPLYRNTVGFDRLFSLLDSVGGVDAAPTYPPYNIERTGENAYRITVAVAGFTEAELGIEVKENTLTLKGEKKAVESTEAGQMLYRGIAARAFERRFQLADHVEVKGAALENGLLHVDLVRSIPEAKKPRVIPIATAAGAEAPKSIEGAVGSAQAA, translated from the coding sequence ATGCGCACGTTTGATCTGTCTCCGCTGTATCGCAACACCGTTGGCTTCGACCGGCTGTTCTCGCTGCTCGATTCCGTCGGTGGCGTGGATGCGGCACCCACCTACCCGCCCTACAACATCGAGCGAACCGGCGAGAATGCCTATCGCATCACCGTTGCCGTGGCGGGCTTCACCGAGGCCGAGCTGGGCATCGAGGTGAAGGAAAATACCCTCACCCTCAAGGGCGAGAAGAAAGCGGTTGAATCCACCGAGGCCGGCCAGATGCTGTATCGCGGCATCGCGGCACGTGCCTTCGAGCGCCGCTTCCAGCTCGCCGACCATGTGGAGGTGAAGGGTGCCGCCCTTGAGAATGGCCTGCTGCACGTGGATCTCGTGCGCAGCATTCCCGAGGCCAAGAAGCCCCGTGTCATCCCCATCGCCACCGCTGCAGGCGCCGAGGCGCCGAAAAGCATCGAGGGGGCCGTGGGATCGGCTCAGGCCGCCTGA
- a CDS encoding histidinol-phosphate phosphatase, putative (TIGRFAM: histidinol-phosphate phosphatase, putative~PFAM: inositol monophosphatase~KEGG: bbt:BBta_1389 putative inositol monophosphatase family protein) yields MTAVDFDAFVHKLATVSGEAILPFFRTALGVEDKGAGRGFDPVTEADRAAEQAMRRLIRDTFPAHGIIGEEFDNVAGDAPYVWALDPIDGTKSFIAGLPAWGTLIGLLKDGDPVYGMMHQPFIGERFFGDGGVARYRGPAGERILSARDCGRLEDAILFTTSPRLMNTADRAAFETVEERARLSRYGGDCYAYCMVAAGLVDLVVETELKDHDIIALVPIIEGAGGIVTSWEGGSPVHGGRVVAAGSRKVHEEALRLLTA; encoded by the coding sequence ATGACCGCCGTCGATTTCGACGCATTCGTCCACAAGCTCGCGACCGTTTCCGGCGAGGCCATCCTGCCCTTCTTCCGCACCGCCCTCGGCGTCGAGGACAAAGGCGCCGGCCGGGGCTTTGATCCGGTCACCGAGGCGGACCGCGCCGCCGAGCAGGCCATGCGTAGGCTCATCCGCGACACCTTCCCGGCCCATGGCATCATCGGCGAGGAATTCGACAACGTGGCCGGCGATGCGCCTTATGTCTGGGCGCTGGATCCCATCGACGGCACCAAGTCCTTCATCGCCGGCCTGCCGGCGTGGGGAACGCTCATCGGCCTGCTGAAGGACGGCGATCCGGTCTATGGCATGATGCACCAGCCCTTCATCGGCGAGCGTTTCTTCGGCGATGGCGGCGTGGCGCGCTACCGGGGCCCGGCGGGCGAGCGCATCCTGTCGGCGCGCGATTGCGGGCGGCTCGAAGATGCCATCCTCTTCACCACCAGCCCGCGCCTGATGAACACCGCCGACCGGGCCGCCTTCGAGACCGTGGAGGAGCGCGCGCGCCTCTCCCGGTACGGTGGCGATTGCTATGCCTATTGCATGGTGGCGGCGGGGCTGGTGGATCTCGTCGTCGAGACCGAGCTGAAGGACCATGACATCATCGCCCTGGTCCCTATCATCGAGGGGGCGGGGGGCATCGTCACCAGCTGGGAAGGCGGCTCGCCGGTGCACGGCGGGCGCGTGGTGGCGGCGGGCAGCCGCAAGGTTCACGAGGAGGCGTTGCGCCTGCTCACTGCGTGA
- a CDS encoding thiamineS protein (PFAM: thiamineS protein~KEGG: cyb:CYB_2818 MoaD family protein) — MPADPQAPARAPVRVRLPAHLVRLFPDGETLAEVAASDVRQLMDALDARWPGMRSRLCDERPAIRRHINVFVDGRRARLDTPLAPGADVFILTAISGG; from the coding sequence ATGCCCGCCGATCCGCAAGCACCGGCCCGCGCCCCCGTGCGGGTGCGGCTGCCGGCCCATCTGGTGCGGCTGTTCCCGGATGGCGAGACGCTGGCGGAGGTAGCGGCCAGCGATGTCCGGCAGCTGATGGATGCGTTGGACGCACGCTGGCCCGGCATGCGCAGCCGGCTCTGCGACGAGCGCCCGGCCATCCGCCGGCACATCAACGTGTTCGTGGACGGCCGCAGGGCGCGGCTCGACACCCCGCTCGCGCCCGGGGCGGATGTCTTCATCCTCACCGCCATCAGCGGCGGCTGA
- a CDS encoding glycosyl hydrolase BNR repeat-containing protein (PFAM: glycosyl hydrolase BNR repeat-containing protein~KEGG: nca:Noca_3424 hypothetical protein), with translation MAQTVLVLVGTRKGAFILESDGGRSAWTLRGPYCDTWPTNHVVGDPATGQIYAGGGNEWFGAAVWQSDDLGASWRHSSRGLAYAEGETPVKTVWSLAPGSGGTLYAGVEPAGLFRSDDGGESFTHLDGLQQHPSRAEWNPGGAGLILHSLVLDPEDPEGVWVGISAAGVFHSADGGKTWSARNRGTRADFLPEGQNYPEHGQCVHCVVKAPGMRHRLYQQNHCGMYRSDDGGTSWTSIEQGLPSSFGFPAAVHPSDPDTLFLVPLNGDTAGRFMPDAKAAVWRTRDGGTSWTALRAGLPQQNAFFNVLRQAMATDTLEPAGVYFGTGSGELYVSADEGESWSRIAEHLPAISSVETLVVEA, from the coding sequence ATGGCGCAAACTGTGCTGGTGCTGGTGGGAACCAGGAAGGGGGCCTTCATCCTAGAAAGCGATGGGGGCCGCAGCGCATGGACCCTGCGCGGCCCCTATTGCGACACCTGGCCCACGAACCATGTGGTCGGCGATCCGGCCACGGGACAGATCTATGCGGGCGGCGGCAACGAATGGTTCGGCGCCGCCGTGTGGCAATCGGACGATCTCGGCGCCTCCTGGCGCCATTCCAGCCGGGGCCTTGCCTATGCCGAGGGCGAGACACCGGTGAAGACCGTGTGGAGCCTCGCCCCCGGATCCGGCGGCACGCTCTATGCCGGGGTGGAGCCGGCCGGCCTGTTCCGCTCCGACGATGGCGGGGAAAGCTTCACCCACCTGGACGGGCTCCAGCAGCACCCCTCCCGCGCCGAATGGAATCCGGGCGGGGCCGGGCTGATTCTGCATTCGCTCGTTCTGGACCCTGAAGATCCGGAGGGGGTATGGGTGGGCATCTCCGCCGCCGGCGTGTTCCACAGCGCCGATGGCGGCAAGACCTGGAGCGCGCGCAACCGCGGCACCCGCGCCGACTTCCTGCCCGAAGGCCAGAATTATCCCGAGCACGGCCAGTGCGTGCATTGCGTGGTGAAGGCGCCGGGCATGCGGCATCGGCTCTACCAGCAGAATCATTGCGGCATGTACCGCTCCGATGATGGCGGGACGAGCTGGACCAGCATCGAGCAGGGCCTGCCCTCCAGCTTCGGCTTTCCCGCCGCCGTCCATCCCAGCGACCCGGATACGCTCTTTCTGGTACCGCTGAACGGCGACACCGCGGGCCGCTTCATGCCCGACGCCAAGGCCGCCGTCTGGCGCACCCGCGACGGCGGCACGAGCTGGACTGCCCTGCGCGCGGGCCTGCCGCAGCAGAACGCCTTTTTCAACGTGCTGCGCCAGGCCATGGCCACCGATACGCTGGAGCCGGCCGGCGTCTATTTCGGCACCGGCTCGGGCGAGCTGTATGTAAGCGCGGACGAAGGCGAGAGCTGGAGCCGCATCGCCGAGCACCTGCCAGCGATCTCCTCGGTGGAGACCCTCGTCGTGGAGGCATGA
- a CDS encoding alpha/beta hydrolase fold (PFAM: alpha/beta hydrolase fold~KEGG: nwi:Nwi_2951 lysophospholipase), which yields MTLFALPNHPVPDGCVTGELVAEDGVKLRFARWAPESGSVKGTVALFGGRCEFIEKYFEVVRELRSRGFAVAMVDWRGQGGSQRLLRNRLKGHVPRFSDYLLDLEVFAREVMLPDCPPPHFALGHSMGGTILLSSVLDGQRWFDRMVLTAPMLGLDAVPFEDFVRPLSSLLAHMGFARAYVPGGHGRTISRMRFEGNLLTSDRARFERTQALVKAFPELDLGAPTVGWLAGAEALMAELTHPDTISRIRQPLLIIAAGGERLVSNKAIEHFSARLIAGAHVVVPASRHELMMEKDIFRAQFWAAFDAFIPGTPIL from the coding sequence ATGACATTGTTCGCCCTTCCGAACCATCCGGTGCCAGACGGCTGCGTCACCGGCGAACTCGTCGCCGAAGACGGCGTGAAGCTGCGGTTTGCCCGCTGGGCGCCCGAGAGCGGCAGTGTGAAGGGCACCGTCGCCCTGTTTGGCGGGCGCTGTGAATTCATCGAGAAATATTTCGAGGTGGTGCGCGAGCTGCGTTCCCGCGGCTTTGCCGTGGCCATGGTGGACTGGCGCGGCCAGGGCGGCTCCCAGCGCCTGCTGCGCAACCGGTTGAAGGGGCACGTGCCCCGCTTCTCGGACTATCTGCTGGACCTCGAGGTGTTCGCCCGCGAGGTGATGCTACCCGATTGCCCGCCGCCCCACTTCGCGCTGGGCCATTCCATGGGCGGCACCATCCTTTTGTCCTCGGTGCTGGACGGCCAGCGCTGGTTCGACCGCATGGTGCTCACCGCCCCCATGCTGGGACTGGATGCGGTGCCGTTCGAGGACTTCGTTCGCCCGCTGTCGTCGCTGCTCGCCCATATGGGCTTCGCCCGCGCCTATGTGCCCGGCGGCCACGGCAGGACGATCTCGCGCATGCGGTTCGAAGGCAATCTCCTGACCTCGGACCGCGCGCGGTTCGAGCGCACTCAGGCCCTCGTCAAAGCCTTTCCGGAGCTGGACCTCGGCGCGCCGACCGTGGGCTGGCTCGCAGGCGCGGAGGCCCTCATGGCAGAGCTGACACATCCGGACACCATCAGCCGCATCCGCCAGCCCCTGCTCATCATCGCCGCCGGGGGCGAGCGGCTGGTCTCGAACAAGGCCATCGAGCATTTCTCGGCCCGGCTCATCGCCGGCGCCCATGTGGTGGTGCCGGCCAGCCGCCACGAGCTGATGATGGAGAAGGACATCTTCCGCGCCCAGTTCTGGGCCGCGTTCGATGCCTTCATCCCCGGAACGCCGATCCTGTGA